gaaaaagagGGAGAGGAAAGacagaaaaatatgaaagatgCGGAGTCCAAGTTGTTAACAAATTACAGACAAAGCTGCTGGAAAAGCAATGAAGAAATTCTGGTCTAGGGTTGCCACCACcgatcttcttcttctttagtttttttttttttttttctaaaaagaaagtTACCTGCTTCTATGATCCGGTTTCCATAGGCCTTGTTCGGCCCAACCCAGTTTCACTCAGGTTAAAGGAAGCAAAATTTCGAGTGCGTCTTGTCTTCTTTTTGAGAATGATGAAGTCGCGAGGAGTCTCAAGTTTGATTCTTACTTGGGAGATGGACAATTCTGGTTTTTCAGTcataaatacttttttaaagataaaaatatgcattataaataaaaataatggcaataatcatataatttcgttttctttttttttttttacttattcttcattttaattaaatacatttcTTTCCCTatcaatttctctttttcttattctgtttataattgataactattgaattttaaaatataattgaggAACGCAGTCGCAGGTTTTATTTCATACAATAACTTGGCCTTAAAAAGGTTCGAGCGATAttcattgaattttaaaataagttttataaaattttatttataccaAACACATTACAATGACCTACCGCATGATGGTAgcactaaaataaaatgtacttaaaaatataaaagaaattaattattgtttaatcTTTGCATGAGATAGAATTAgggttaaaaagaaaaagagaaagtacATACATCAGTCAAGCACTAGTGTATATAAGGTATCGTTCATAAGAAGATAATGACCAACTTAAGGGATTAATAATTCCTAATTGAGTTGAAATTTTTGTTtcgtaataaaaaaaaggtttaCAAATCAAGTTGCACCAAAGGTTTGGAGTGTTCCCATCATATTCTCGAAGCCCCACTGTATACTGTAGAAGTCATCTAATGGAGAAAGTTCTAGCTTAAACGGGTAAAgtatttctaaaatcaatgcAGCTCTAAGATTTTGATCTGCACAAACCTTGTAATCTAGTTCCGCAACAGTCTTTTCAAAGATGGCAAAATCTAAGTTGTTACTGCACAACCTCTAAAGGAATCAATAAGAACATTCTCATTCAGATTATGTCCTGCAAAATATTTACAGAAGGTAAGCAACacataaataaacaaacaactACTTTCTAACTAGTTTATTAAACAATTTCACCCAGTATAACTATAAAGTTGTGTAAGAAGAACATTACCAATAAAAACTATCTTGTTCATTGGATTTTCGGATCCTTTCCATTTCCGAGCTGGGACAATATCATATATCTCCCTGACAGCCTGCCGGAATATTTGATAACAGATTATTTGCAGATGTGAACATATAACCATCAAAATGTTTAATCTTTTCCTAATGCACACAATTAATTTCCTACTAGTAGACTACCAAATTCATGCTGTTATTACTGATTTAGTGCTTAAAATTTGAAGGTCCCGATAGAAAATGACAAAGAAAGCATTAAAGTAGAATGGCAAATCCAAAACCTCTATTTATCTGATGCCCTAACATCACATTAGTAAGTTTCtcatgataataaaaaaacctGCTGAAAATTCTGTTTCAAATATTACCTGCAGAGTATGTAGTTCATCAGAGTTCTGCACCTTTAAAACCCCTTTGCAACGATAAACATCCATGTCATCTTTCTTATCCCATAAGATCTCCTCAAGCCATAAACGAACCTGTGATAATTGAAATATCATGAATTATCAAAAAAGGAAAGGcattcaacaaaataatggAAATTAACAAAAGGAACATAACCATGATATTGAATTACAGAGCCATATGTTAAGTATTAATGTGGTTGTCAGGGTTATCTCATCAGATAATTGACCCTGAACACTTTGAATGTTGATCGCACAACTTCTGGTGACAACAAATTTTGTCTCTCCCACCGAGCCTCCAGAATATCGGCCGTGCAAGTAAATAGCAATTTACatatattcaaattcaactgCTTTCTTGTGTTGATACCAATTTCAAGATTTTACAGAAAAGATCAGCAATTGGTATTTATGATAGAACTGTTGAACTTTAGGAATACTTGCATGTCCAGGAACCATGCAGGCAACTCCAAAAAGAAAGGGattgaaaaatacaaaaatatacaGAATTCAACAACTTGTATCAGCCAAAATCAAGTTTCACCCTGATGTTCTTTTAAGacaaaatggaaagaaatgaaagaaagaaagaaaacaaaaggcaTTTGCATTGTTAAATCAAGTAACTGCAAAAGCATAAGGTTCAGTCATGCAAATCTTGTTTCAAGATTTACTATATTGCCATACTTTAGCAGAAAGAAAAACCAACATAAGATTTTAAGACTTGTCAGATTCATGATcgtaaatatgaaaatattggCCCAATGGAGAATGGAAAGGTAgataaagaaaggaaaagaacacCAGCTGAACAACTGGTGCTAGACAATCAAATAAGTCTGAAATCATATGTGTGAGATGAATTAAAACACATTTCCACATTGGAAGACCATTAGTAGCAAAACCATTAAGAAGATTGAGTATAATGACAATCATTCAAATCCAATGACTACCTTATCAAGATCAACCTGCTGTGACTCACAAATGCAAACAGTTCGCACACCACCATCATGAATATCCCTTGTAGATAGTGACTTGCTTTCTTCCAACAATGTTTCCAAATGAGAGTGATGCTAAAAAGCCAAGAACGGAGAACCTCAAGATCCATTcaaataattctaaaagataTAGTGATGCTAAATTTGTGATGTCTTCCGCAACTTACAGTAGCATCATATGCTTGGCAGTTTAATATCTTTGACAAGTCAACATGACACCGAACAGAATGAATGATATTGGCAAGGGAGTTAATGTTATGTATTTCCTTCTCCAATTCCTCCAAGGCCTCAGGACCCTCTGAAGAAACCAAATCAACTTTGTTAAGAATGACAACATCCtacatgaaaaaaaaaaaaaaaacaaaataataagtcCATGGAAAGGCTAGTGTTCACATTATCCAATATGAAAAACATCAAATGGAAAAGGAAGCAAACAATTTTTTGGTAAAAAGTATGATTATAAACTATATTGGATTATATAAAGCATAAATacatagatacatatatatacaaacaGACTAAACTCACCAAACTCAGCTAAGCCTCGGTTATGAAACTACTTTATGTTCTAAAGGTTTCTGTAAAGGGTTAAACTTCAGAACTCTcaggaaaataaattttcttataactAATTCCGCCATCCATATCACTTAGTCATGAAGGAATTACCGCAAATGCAATTTGAAGAAATGCTTCAGGGAATGAAGTTGAGCTGCGATGGTTGTTGAGCTGGAAAGGAAGATTTTTGGCATCTACAACCTGTGTGAGCAGAAACTTGCTAAAGATAGGCATGAATggggaaaaaataatagtaactTATTATAATACAAAACAACTCCAAGTTTCATAGTTTATGGGCAAAGAAGACATTAAGATGGATGTTGACACCTCATCCTGATACAAGGTATCCTGTAAGACCCAACATAACAATAGTGCTGCTGTTGGTTTGTGGAGAGAATGAGAGGAAAACTTTAGCATTTTAATTTACTTCTCTCCCATTTTCGCAGTCGCATTTTTTCTCAATGTTCTTTCAAAGAAACAAACACAACATAAGCATCCAGATTAACTGAAAATGTTCACCATATACTTGTTATTGAAATTCCAATTAACAGATTGCCACCAAAGATggaagaagaataaaagcaAAGTGAAAGACATGATGTAGTAGTAATTTGTAGACTGCACACTATAATCTCAAGCTTTCATATCTTGTATTCCATCTTATCAAGTCTTAGTTTTAgattaaaatacaataaaaattacttcTGCTCAACAATTTGCGTAACTGGAAAgctggaaaagaaaaatcaaaacaagCAATAACAGGACTTACAGTGACTATAGAATCAAGCTTGACAGTTGATTCCAGCTGATCATCCAACCAAAGAACAGATGCAAGAGGAGCAGGATTCGCTAATCCAGTGGTCTCAATTATAATATGATCAAGTCTACTAAAAACAAGACAAGTAATTCATATATCACTATCTGACATTTAAATTGGCTCTAAAAGTtttgttttttgaaaaaaaagaagaaagaaagacaacAATAAGCACACACCTTTCCTTCATTTGTACAAGTTGCTCAAGTGCTTGAACCAAACTATGTTTAACAGTGCAACAAATACACCCATTTGCTAGCTCAACCCATTCTTCAACAAGAGCACCTCCTTCTCCTTCATTTATCATTGCTCTCTCTACTCCTATCTCTTCACCGAACTCATTCAATATCACAGCAATTCTCTTTCCGTGTTGTGAATTCAAGATATGGTTAACAAGCTataacataaaacaaaaaaccCAACTATGAGTTGGCAACTAGGGCACAAAATCAAAACGCTATccatttaaatcaaataagcGTTGAGTAGGGGTTTTTACAGTGGATTTGCCAGCACCGAGATATCCAGTGATAACGGTAACGCCAACCGAGACGTCATCCGTCGGGGGTCGTTCTGACTCGGATGCGATTTCAACTGCGACTGGTGGGTCCTCTTCATTCTCCATTTTCAACTAGTATCTTCCTTCTAATTTGCGCAGCAGCTACCAGTGCA
The Ricinus communis isolate WT05 ecotype wild-type chromosome 1, ASM1957865v1, whole genome shotgun sequence DNA segment above includes these coding regions:
- the LOC8264732 gene encoding COBW domain-containing protein 1 isoform X1; translation: MENEEDPPVAVEIASESERPPTDDVSVGVTVITGYLGAGKSTLVNHILNSQHGKRIAVILNEFGEEIGVERAMINEGEGGALVEEWVELANGCICCTVKHSLVQALEQLVQMKESRLDHIIIETTGLANPAPLASVLWLDDQLESTVKLDSIVTVVDAKNLPFQLNNHRSSTSFPEAFLQIAFADVVILNKVDLVSSEGPEALEELEKEIHNINSLANIIHSVRCHVDLSKILNCQAYDATHHSHLETLLEESKSLSTRDIHDGGVRTVCICESQQVDLDKVRLWLEEILWDKKDDMDVYRCKGVLKVQNSDELHTLQAVREIYDIVPARKWKGSENPMNKIVFIGHNLNENVLIDSFRGCAVTT
- the LOC8264732 gene encoding COBW domain-containing protein 1 isoform X4, whose protein sequence is MENEEDPPVAVEIASESERPPTDDVSVGVTVITGYLGAGKSTLVNHILNSQHGKRIAVILNEFGEEIGVERAMINEGEGGALVEEWVELANGCICCTVKHSLVQALEQLVQMKERLDHIIIETTGLANPAPLASVLWLDDQLESTVKLDSIVTDVVILNKVDLVSSEGPEALEELEKEIHNINSLANIIHSVRCHVDLSKILNCQAYDATHHSHLETLLEESKSLSTRDIHDGGVRTVCICESQQVDLDKVRLWLEEILWDKKDDMDVYRCKGVLKVQNSDELHTLQAVREIYDIVPARKWKGSENPMNKIVFIGHNLNENVLIDSFRGCAVTT
- the LOC8264732 gene encoding COBW domain-containing protein 1 isoform X2, translating into MENEEDPPVAVEIASESERPPTDDVSVGVTVITGYLGAGKSTLVNHILNSQHGKRIAVILNEFGEEIGVERAMINEGEGGALVEEWVELANGCICCTVKHSLVQALEQLVQMKERLDHIIIETTGLANPAPLASVLWLDDQLESTVKLDSIVTVVDAKNLPFQLNNHRSSTSFPEAFLQIAFADVVILNKVDLVSSEGPEALEELEKEIHNINSLANIIHSVRCHVDLSKILNCQAYDATHHSHLETLLEESKSLSTRDIHDGGVRTVCICESQQVDLDKVRLWLEEILWDKKDDMDVYRCKGVLKVQNSDELHTLQAVREIYDIVPARKWKGSENPMNKIVFIGHNLNENVLIDSFRGCAVTT
- the LOC8264732 gene encoding COBW domain-containing protein 1 isoform X3; amino-acid sequence: MENEEDPPVAVEIASESERPPTDDVSVGVTVITGYLGAGKSTLVNHILNSQHGKRIAVILNEFGEEIGVERAMINEGEGGALVEEWVELANGCICCTVKHSLVQALEQLVQMKESRLDHIIIETTGLANPAPLASVLWLDDQLESTVKLDSIVTDVVILNKVDLVSSEGPEALEELEKEIHNINSLANIIHSVRCHVDLSKILNCQAYDATHHSHLETLLEESKSLSTRDIHDGGVRTVCICESQQVDLDKVRLWLEEILWDKKDDMDVYRCKGVLKVQNSDELHTLQAVREIYDIVPARKWKGSENPMNKIVFIGHNLNENVLIDSFRGCAVTT